The following coding sequences lie in one Zingiber officinale cultivar Zhangliang chromosome 2B, Zo_v1.1, whole genome shotgun sequence genomic window:
- the LOC122046757 gene encoding LEAF RUST 10 DISEASE-RESISTANCE LOCUS RECEPTOR-LIKE PROTEIN KINASE-like 1.2: MIGERITMWLSMRNLWIPALFLLLSSLQPAASESAAPSYDDCAPQRCGHQVVSYPFWIIDHQPSYCGPPAFALTCRNDTGALFLTILNIRFYVLQIFYSNSSVHFTLGDANVSCAFLLSRNTSGFSPFSASDSNKQIFFLFNCSGSDSAIPSSYQNMSCPRFNTRVQFGGEYDPARTLSPDPNCTVGVVPVMGDSNISAGSNYSALLLAGWIANYTAKSCSKCAASGGRCGYNANNTSTRQGNICICPNGVQLKTCSRKKNSHTILLAAGIVGSAGFLALTCAAVFLVWRFTKSQRNSTLSRNISSSLKDSEIQDHFQTHVFSYDELVEATDCFDSSRELGDGGFGIVYKGKLRDGRTVAVKRLYGKNYKKVEQFMNEVKILSLLRHQFLVSLYGSTSHRSRELVLVYEFVPNGTVADHLHGRRAAERILTWPMRLRIAIETADALAYLHVVDPPIIHRDVKTTNILLDDAFRVKVADFGLSRLFPLDATHVSTAPQGTPGYVDPEYYQCFQLTTKSDVYSFGVVLVELISSKPAIDLRREKSEVHLANMAIAKIQNHELVDLVDPELWRTSDEAARMRIAMVAELAFRCLQSDGDRRPAVREVLEGLVAIENAACDSGDKAEDAANWLRDDSSLTHNVAMCSPVTFAGKWASRTTASSASQ; this comes from the exons ATGATCGGTGAGAGAATCACCATGTGGCTGTCCATGAGGAACCTCTGGATCCCTGCCctgttcttgctcctttcctCTCTGCAACCAGCAGCGTCGGAATCCGCCGCGCCCAGCTACGACGACTGCGCTCCCCAGCGATGCGGCCACCAGGTGGTCAGCTACCCGTTCTGGATCATCGATCACCAGCCGAGTTACTGCGGCCCTCCGGCGTTCGCCCTCACTTGCCGCAACGATACCGGCGCCCTCTTCCTCACCATCCTCAACATCAGATTCTACGTGCTCCAGATCTTCTACTCCAACAGCTCCGTCCACTTCACTCTCGGCGACGCCAACGTCTCCTGCGCCTTCCTCCTCAGCAGAAACACCTCCGGGTTCTCCCCCTTCAGCGCCAGCGACTCCAACAAGcagatcttcttcctcttcaactGCTCCGGGTCGGATAGCGCCATCCCGAGTAGCTACCAGAACATGTCCTGCCCCCGGTTCAATACCCGGGTCCAGTTCGGCGGCGAGTATGACCCAGCTCGCACGCTCTCGCCGGACCCGAACTGCACCGTCGGCGTGGTGCCGGTGATGGGCGACTCGAACATCAGCGCCGGCAGCAACTACTCCGCCCTGCTGCTGGCTGGGTGGATAGCGAATTATACCGCGAAGAGTTGCAGCAAGTGCGCCGCCAGCGGCGGTCGGTGCGGCTACAACGCCAACAACACCTCGACGAGGCAGGGCAATATCTGCATCTGCCCCAATGGAGTCCAGCTCAAAACTTGCAGCA GGAAGAAGAATTCGCACACGATATTGTTGGCAGCGG GTATTGTTGGATCCGCCGGATTCCTCGCTCTCACGTGCGCCGCCGTCTTCCTCGTTTGGAGATTCACGAAATCCCAAAGAAACTCAACGCTCTCTAGAAATATTTCTTCTTCATTGAAGGATTCTGAAATCCAAGATCACTTCCAGACGCATGTCTTCTCCTACGATGAACTCGTGGAGGCCACCGATTGCTTCGATTCCTCCAGAGAACTCGGAGATGGAGGCTTTGGCATTGTGTATAAAG GGAAACTTCGAGATGGTCGGACGGTCGCCGTCAAGCGATTGTACGGGAAGAACTATAAGAAGGTGGAGCAGTTCATGAACGAGGTCAAGATCCTCTCCCTTCTCCGCCACCAGTTCCTCGTCAGCCTCTACGGTTCGACCTCGCATCGCAGCCGTGAGCTCGTCCTCGTTTATGAGTTCGTACCGAACGGCACGGTCGCCGACCACCTCCACGGCCGGCGCGCCGCCGAGCGGATTCTCACTTGGCCGATGCGCCTGCGGATCGCCATCGAGACGGCCGACGCGCTTGCGTACCTCCACGTCGTCGACCCTCCAATCATACACCGCGACGTCAAGACCACCAACATCCTGCTCGACGACGCATTCCGTGTCAAAGTGGCGGATTTCGGGCTCTCGCGCCTGTTTCCGTTGGACGCGACGCACGTCTCCACCGCTCCGCAGGGCACGCCTGGGTACGTCGACCCCGAGTACTACCAGTGCTTCCAGCTCACCACCAAGAGCGACGTCTACAGCTTCGGGGTGGTTCTGGTGGAGCTCATATCGTCGAAGCCGGCGATCGACCTCCGGAGAGAAAAGAGCGAGGTCCACTTGGCTAACATGGCGATTGCTAAGATCCAGAACCACGAGCTGGTCGATTTGGTCGATCCAGAGCTCTGGCGGACGTCGGACGAGGCGGCGAGGATGAGGATCGCCATGGTGGCGGAGTTGGCGTTCAGGTGCTTGCAATCGGACGGCGACAGGAGGCCGGCCGTCAGGGAAGTGCTCGAGGGACTGGTGGCGATCGAAAACGCGGCGTGCGATTCCGGCGACAAGGCAGAGGACGCTGCCAATTGGCTGCGAGATGATTCCAGTTTGACGCACAACGTCGCGATGTGCTCGCCGGTCACGTTCGCCGGAAAGTGGGCGAGTCGAACCACTGCGTCTAGCGCTAGCCAGTGA